Proteins encoded in a region of the Fulvitalea axinellae genome:
- a CDS encoding SprT family zinc-dependent metalloprotease, translated as MPSVAYGKTRIDYEIRLEKDLKHDYIQVEQGMPVLYRTSATEEREADKAVLKRARWIIQKLKLVAEPLQERLRTGSRLPYFGRRYYVDLRIGEENRMEFTGGKINIRIKTDNEDDLENITRDFYREKCEAKIRKRFAKWSDQTGLEARELIFRKVEKRWGSCSNDDRILINTEAAKLPWALIDYLIVHELCHLRHKDHTKAFWKMVEQYMPDYMERDRQLDFMAY; from the coding sequence ATGCCTAGCGTAGCGTACGGTAAAACGAGAATCGATTATGAGATCCGTCTGGAAAAGGATCTCAAGCATGACTATATACAGGTGGAACAGGGAATGCCGGTCTTGTACCGGACCTCCGCCACCGAAGAGCGGGAGGCAGACAAGGCCGTGCTGAAGCGCGCCCGTTGGATTATCCAAAAGCTGAAGCTGGTGGCCGAGCCGTTACAGGAGCGTTTGCGGACGGGGTCCCGGTTGCCTTACTTCGGAAGGCGATATTACGTGGACTTACGGATCGGAGAAGAGAACCGGATGGAATTTACGGGCGGGAAGATCAATATCCGGATCAAGACTGACAATGAGGATGATCTGGAGAATATCACGCGGGATTTTTACAGGGAAAAATGCGAGGCTAAAATCAGGAAACGTTTTGCGAAATGGAGCGATCAGACGGGTCTGGAAGCCCGGGAGCTGATTTTCCGGAAAGTGGAGAAGAGGTGGGGTTCCTGCTCAAACGACGACCGTATACTGATCAATACCGAGGCGGCCAAACTGCCTTGGGCGCTTATCGACTACCTGATCGTACATGAGTTGTGCCACCTGCGTCATAAGGATCATACCAAGGCGTTCTGGAAGATGGTGGAGCAGTATATGCCCGACTATATGGAACGCGACCGACAGCTGGACTTTATGGCTTATTGA
- a CDS encoding Fic family protein, with protein sequence MKPPYQITKNILSLVSSIAEKIGEVNAAKLNRPPTELRKKNRIKTIQSSLEIEGNTMTVEQITDLLGDKRVLAPKKDIIEVKNAVDLYSRLDDFDPYNPESLLQAHAILMKGLVDQPGKYRNTAVGIVKGEQVAHIAPPGHMVTALVNDLFAYLRDDDDLPLIKSCVFHYEFEFIHPFPDGNGRMGRLWQTLLLREYSPVFEFLPIETLVKDRQEEYYRILNLSDRSGHSTPFVEFMLHIIRDALEDLLRTQTPSLTGHDRISLFQDHVKNGWFTRQEYLRHNKDISPATASRDLKTAVDNQTLEKSGDKRTAKYRFL encoded by the coding sequence ATGAAACCGCCCTACCAAATCACCAAAAACATCCTGTCATTGGTATCGTCAATCGCCGAAAAAATAGGCGAGGTGAACGCCGCCAAACTCAACCGCCCCCCCACGGAACTCCGCAAGAAAAACCGTATCAAAACCATACAGTCTTCCCTGGAAATCGAAGGGAACACCATGACCGTCGAACAGATCACCGACCTGCTCGGCGACAAACGCGTCCTCGCCCCGAAGAAAGACATAATCGAGGTCAAAAACGCCGTAGATCTCTACAGCCGTCTCGACGACTTCGACCCCTACAATCCAGAATCCCTGCTCCAAGCCCACGCCATCCTTATGAAAGGCTTGGTCGACCAACCCGGAAAATACCGGAACACCGCCGTAGGAATAGTCAAAGGCGAGCAGGTGGCCCACATCGCCCCTCCCGGCCATATGGTTACCGCCTTGGTCAACGACCTTTTCGCCTACCTTCGCGACGATGATGACCTCCCCCTGATCAAAAGTTGTGTCTTCCACTATGAGTTCGAATTCATACACCCCTTCCCCGACGGCAACGGACGTATGGGACGCCTCTGGCAAACCCTTCTCCTCCGCGAATACTCGCCCGTATTCGAGTTCCTGCCCATAGAGACCCTCGTCAAAGACAGACAGGAGGAATACTACCGCATCCTCAACCTCTCCGACCGGAGCGGGCACTCCACCCCCTTCGTCGAATTCATGCTCCACATCATCCGCGACGCTCTCGAAGACCTGCTCCGGACCCAAACCCCAAGCCTCACCGGCCACGACAGGATCAGCCTCTTCCAAGACCACGTCAAAAACGGCTGGTTCACCCGGCAAGAATACCTGCGCCACAACAAAGACATATCGCCCGCCACCGCCAGCCGGGACCTCAAAACTGCCGTAGACAACCAAACCCTAGAAAAATCCGGCGACAAACGCACCGCCAAATACCGTTTCCTCTAA
- a CDS encoding DNA/RNA non-specific endonuclease, whose amino-acid sequence MRTGYDPDFLGEGFSIALPEPDLALQTDVLRPRGLEEGTYVVPYMHYSLIMSKSTRQALYSVANVDLDRMQRVPSGKGRKWFYDDRVGKENQVTNYAYKGTQWDRGHLTRRTAVTWGEDVAYATKASNDSCAYTNASMQHKNFNEDEWRAVETLVSEFRLATKLNVATGPIFTIADRFLSGVTETFRYGYRRGSGR is encoded by the coding sequence ATGAGAACAGGTTATGATCCCGATTTTTTGGGTGAGGGTTTCAGCATAGCATTGCCGGAGCCCGATTTGGCCCTTCAGACGGACGTGTTGCGTCCGCGGGGACTGGAGGAAGGAACTTATGTGGTGCCCTATATGCACTATTCGCTGATTATGAGCAAGAGTACGCGCCAAGCGCTTTATTCGGTTGCGAACGTGGATTTGGACCGGATGCAACGGGTGCCTTCGGGAAAGGGGAGGAAGTGGTTTTACGACGACCGGGTGGGCAAGGAGAATCAGGTGACGAATTATGCCTATAAGGGCACGCAGTGGGACCGGGGCCATTTGACGCGCCGGACGGCGGTGACTTGGGGCGAGGACGTGGCTTACGCGACGAAGGCCAGCAATGATAGTTGCGCATATACGAACGCGTCGATGCAACACAAGAATTTTAACGAGGACGAGTGGCGGGCCGTTGAGACTTTGGTGAGCGAATTCAGGTTGGCTACAAAGCTGAACGTGGCGACGGGACCTATTTTTACAATCGCGGATCGTTTTTTATCCGGAGTTACGGAGACTTTCCGGTACGGATACCGGCGGGGTTCTGGAAGGTGA
- a CDS encoding AAA family ATPase — MEHISELVKESKASLFHSDEPEIPSSKARLRLIEAMSAETFPLNFSGDTLPVAEDLMAYFRNDPAFRGNLSKGILLYGPPGRGKSTLMRIFMNARLRPFRHVSCPDMALRMFNGDMDDFLRFGIGAHAQPASVLFDDLGAEIDVNHYGSKISPMEQILQTRYGLSEKGLAKTHFTTNLNPEQLAQRYGEKGLSRLQGMCNIIPYGQNSPDFRGQNPYPSKP; from the coding sequence ATGGAACACATCTCCGAACTGGTAAAAGAGAGCAAAGCCTCCCTGTTTCATTCCGACGAGCCCGAGATCCCGTCTTCCAAGGCCCGCTTGCGGTTGATCGAAGCCATGTCGGCCGAAACCTTCCCCCTCAATTTCTCCGGAGACACCCTCCCCGTGGCGGAGGACCTGATGGCCTATTTCCGCAACGACCCCGCCTTCCGGGGCAACCTCTCCAAAGGGATACTCCTCTACGGACCGCCCGGCAGAGGCAAGTCCACGCTCATGAGAATTTTCATGAACGCCCGCCTGCGTCCCTTCCGCCACGTATCCTGCCCCGACATGGCCCTGCGCATGTTCAACGGCGACATGGACGATTTCCTCCGCTTCGGCATCGGCGCCCACGCCCAACCCGCCAGCGTCTTGTTCGACGACCTCGGCGCCGAGATCGACGTCAACCATTACGGCAGCAAAATAAGCCCCATGGAACAGATCCTGCAGACCCGCTACGGCCTCTCGGAAAAAGGTTTGGCAAAAACCCACTTCACCACCAATCTGAATCCCGAACAACTCGCCCAACGCTACGGCGAAAAAGGCCTCTCCCGACTCCAAGGTATGTGCAACATTATCCCCTATGGCCAAAACTCCCCGGACTTCCGGGGCCAAAATCCGTATCCGTCCAAGCCCTGA
- a CDS encoding IS4 family transposase yields MTKLKPAKRLESQFEYTKLQTLITSEPELKKLNKARLKLLCYLITSLIKVQKVGFRHLSEGYDSGATVTSNMRRIQRFFAKFEFPEEGFSRLIIRMIPVKGKYRIAIDRTNWKFGKRNINLLFLCVVYKGVGIPLIWKVLGDKKGNSSTAERKDLLGKFIEWFGSDMIEHITADREFIGEEWWEFLLEHGIPFYIRIKENALIGLRGGRFVNARRLFAPHKLKVAYFHPTSVTIAKVKVYVSGMKYIENGKLEYLILASPKNTRESLEIYRERWQIETMFRGFKSAGFNLEDTHLQDYGRINKLLCVIAIAFIWSYNIGIFKHDEEKPIKIKKHGRRAKSFFSYGLEEIAHALINKVETKIERLSGLFLSCT; encoded by the coding sequence GTGACCAAACTTAAACCCGCAAAACGATTGGAAAGCCAGTTCGAATATACAAAACTACAGACCTTAATTACCAGTGAACCCGAGTTAAAGAAACTGAATAAGGCCCGACTAAAACTGCTTTGTTACCTGATAACCTCGTTGATCAAAGTCCAAAAGGTTGGTTTCAGACACCTTTCGGAAGGATACGATTCGGGAGCTACGGTGACGTCCAACATGAGGAGGATTCAGCGTTTCTTTGCCAAATTCGAATTTCCGGAAGAGGGCTTTTCCCGGCTTATCATCAGGATGATTCCCGTCAAAGGGAAATACCGGATCGCCATTGACCGGACCAACTGGAAGTTCGGGAAAAGGAACATCAACTTGCTGTTTCTCTGCGTTGTATACAAAGGCGTGGGTATTCCGTTGATATGGAAAGTGCTTGGGGACAAGAAGGGGAATTCGAGCACAGCCGAACGAAAAGACCTACTCGGGAAATTTATCGAATGGTTCGGTTCGGATATGATCGAACACATTACGGCGGACCGGGAATTTATAGGCGAAGAATGGTGGGAATTCCTGCTGGAACACGGGATCCCTTTTTACATCCGCATCAAGGAAAACGCGTTAATAGGATTGCGTGGCGGAAGATTCGTAAACGCCAGGCGATTGTTTGCACCCCATAAGCTGAAAGTCGCCTATTTTCATCCGACTTCCGTGACGATCGCCAAGGTGAAGGTGTATGTTTCGGGAATGAAGTACATCGAGAACGGAAAGCTCGAATACTTGATCCTCGCGTCTCCGAAAAACACTCGGGAAAGCTTGGAGATTTACCGTGAACGCTGGCAGATAGAAACCATGTTCAGAGGCTTCAAAAGTGCGGGCTTCAACCTTGAGGATACGCATTTACAAGATTACGGAAGGATAAACAAGTTGCTGTGTGTCATAGCAATAGCGTTTATCTGGTCGTATAATATCGGGATTTTCAAACACGATGAGGAGAAGCCGATCAAGATCAAAAAACACGGGAGAAGGGCGAAAAGCTTTTTCTCGTACGGCCTTGAGGAAATAGCCCACGCTCTGATTAATAAGGTCGAAACGAAGATCGAGAGATTATCAGGGCTATTTTTGTCATGTACTTAG
- a CDS encoding helix-turn-helix transcriptional regulator, which yields MKGIYHIKSISELHGMLGCDPPKHPSVSLIRFSDMKFPVGEAEFSGATVDFYVISMKDSSGQMKYGKGYYDFEEGTMLFAAPNQIMFHSHLSDEILDTDGWSLFIHPDILYGTALAEKMNDYTFFSYETDEALHLSKQERTKINTCVDNIKEEYGQNIDRHSNDLIVSNLDLLLSYCKRFYDRQFITRHKQSKGVVLKLEKLLLDYFKSEHALEKGLPTVKYCAEQLHFSPNYLSDLLKKETGKNTKEHIDYYLLEKAKQMLMATELNVNQIAYELGFENPKSFSKLFKKKTGATPTEFRQN from the coding sequence ATGAAGGGGATATACCATATCAAATCCATAAGCGAACTGCACGGGATGTTGGGTTGCGACCCGCCAAAGCATCCCAGCGTTTCGCTGATCAGATTTTCCGACATGAAGTTTCCGGTAGGGGAGGCCGAATTCAGCGGAGCGACAGTGGATTTCTATGTCATTTCCATGAAAGACTCCTCTGGCCAGATGAAGTACGGAAAGGGTTATTACGATTTTGAGGAAGGGACCATGTTGTTTGCCGCCCCAAACCAGATCATGTTCCATTCCCATCTCAGCGACGAGATACTGGATACCGACGGATGGAGCTTGTTCATACACCCGGATATACTGTACGGTACCGCATTGGCGGAAAAGATGAATGACTATACCTTCTTTTCTTATGAAACGGACGAAGCGCTGCACCTGTCGAAACAAGAAAGAACCAAGATAAACACATGCGTTGACAACATAAAAGAAGAATACGGCCAAAACATTGACCGCCACAGCAACGACCTCATCGTGTCGAACCTGGACCTGTTGCTCAGCTATTGTAAGAGGTTCTACGACCGCCAATTCATCACCAGACACAAACAAAGCAAAGGAGTGGTGCTGAAACTGGAAAAGCTGCTGCTGGATTACTTCAAATCGGAACATGCGCTGGAGAAAGGCCTGCCCACGGTAAAATACTGCGCCGAACAACTTCACTTCTCGCCCAACTACCTGAGCGATCTGCTGAAAAAAGAAACAGGCAAGAACACCAAAGAGCATATCGATTATTATCTGCTGGAAAAAGCCAAGCAAATGCTTATGGCCACCGAACTCAATGTCAACCAGATCGCTTACGAACTAGGTTTCGAAAACCCCAAGTCATTCAGTAAACTGTTCAAGAAAAAGACAGGCGCCACACCTACGGAATTCAGGCAGAACTAA
- a CDS encoding DUF2147 domain-containing protein, translating into MKAKSIMTLFAVLLITMRTYAQEGPDAIIGVWETEDKDGRMEFYKCGDAYCGKLLWGKDIVGTDGVTSKKDTNNPDEALRNRDLVGITNLTGLRYKNGEYADGEIYDANSGKMYSCKVKLRKGEMHMRGYIGVPLLGQTVIWKRVK; encoded by the coding sequence ATGAAAGCGAAAAGCATAATGACACTCTTTGCGGTCCTGCTGATAACAATGCGGACCTACGCCCAAGAGGGGCCCGACGCCATTATAGGTGTCTGGGAGACCGAAGACAAAGACGGCCGGATGGAGTTCTACAAATGCGGTGACGCCTATTGCGGCAAATTGCTGTGGGGAAAAGACATAGTGGGGACTGACGGCGTCACTTCGAAAAAAGACACGAACAACCCGGACGAAGCCCTCCGGAACAGGGACTTGGTGGGAATCACCAACCTTACCGGACTAAGATATAAAAACGGCGAATATGCCGACGGGGAAATATATGACGCCAATAGTGGCAAAATGTATAGCTGCAAAGTAAAACTCAGAAAAGGGGAGATGCATATGAGAGGCTACATAGGCGTCCCTTTGCTTGGGCAAACGGTTATATGGAAACGGGTCAAATAA
- a CDS encoding replication initiation protein produces MSRQIPVPERFKLYKVVKSNKVINAKESFSLYQQRIILLICAQIKPEDQDFTEYKIPIRDIVGLESGKKISSGYKRVRDAARGLTKSSIDIDYGGRWESYAFITVAKGDIKKDYITVKLSMEMKEFFLNLKDNYTSYLLKNVYAFSKSHYSLRLYELMIQYFPKIRKRKMDIDYLKEMFYIRDKYKHFPSFKRRVLDVAVDEVNEKSDINITYEIVRVHRVPKAIEFSIAPKSGLVPDTESTETPLSDGTDPITIPAEDAEAQPPASVSIALPDWLTEKKLYGMVKQYGEEKVAYCIARIEEKKDVQSKGAYLYKALKEDYYGQEIEAERERKKKQEDADKRRKDKAKQQADKQQLEQRFHEEYARKKNEAIELHDSEDSRFEYMSDIEFESEYKYERRYLQEWTDNTPSEDALKFYGLWLLKRHGKKQDWDLDTFLETNKH; encoded by the coding sequence ATGTCACGCCAAATCCCTGTTCCGGAAAGGTTCAAATTATACAAGGTTGTCAAGAGCAACAAGGTGATTAACGCCAAGGAGAGCTTCTCGCTGTACCAGCAGAGGATCATTCTGCTCATATGCGCGCAAATCAAGCCCGAAGACCAAGACTTCACCGAATACAAAATCCCCATCCGGGACATTGTCGGTCTTGAGAGTGGCAAAAAGATTTCCAGTGGCTACAAGCGTGTACGGGACGCCGCCAGAGGCCTTACCAAAAGCTCTATCGATATCGACTACGGCGGGCGTTGGGAGTCCTACGCCTTCATCACCGTAGCCAAAGGCGATATCAAGAAAGATTACATCACCGTAAAACTTTCCATGGAGATGAAGGAGTTTTTCCTCAACCTCAAGGACAACTACACCTCCTATCTGCTCAAAAACGTATACGCTTTCAGTAAGTCGCACTACTCCCTGAGGCTATATGAACTGATGATCCAGTATTTCCCGAAAATCAGGAAAAGGAAAATGGACATCGACTACCTCAAGGAGATGTTCTATATCCGCGACAAGTACAAGCATTTCCCGTCCTTCAAACGCAGGGTACTGGATGTGGCCGTCGACGAGGTCAACGAAAAATCGGACATCAACATAACCTACGAGATCGTCCGCGTACACCGTGTTCCCAAAGCCATAGAGTTCTCCATAGCGCCCAAGTCGGGCCTTGTTCCCGACACCGAGTCAACCGAAACGCCTTTATCGGATGGGACCGATCCTATTACTATACCGGCAGAAGACGCCGAGGCTCAACCTCCCGCATCCGTATCCATAGCGTTGCCGGATTGGCTTACCGAGAAGAAACTGTACGGTATGGTCAAACAGTACGGCGAAGAGAAAGTGGCCTACTGCATAGCCCGTATCGAAGAAAAGAAAGACGTGCAGAGCAAGGGCGCCTATCTCTATAAAGCCCTCAAAGAAGATTATTATGGCCAAGAGATAGAAGCCGAAAGGGAACGGAAGAAAAAACAGGAAGACGCCGACAAGCGCCGTAAAGACAAAGCCAAACAACAGGCAGACAAACAACAGCTCGAACAGCGTTTCCACGAGGAATACGCCCGCAAAAAGAATGAGGCGATAGAGCTTCACGACAGCGAAGACAGTCGCTTCGAATACATGTCGGATATCGAGTTCGAGAGCGAATACAAATACGAGCGCCGTTACCTCCAAGAATGGACCGACAACACGCCTTCCGAAGACGCCCTCAAATTCTACGGCCTCTGGCTCCTGAAACGCCACGGCAAAAAACAAGACTGGGACCTGGACACCTTTCTGGAAACCAACAAACACTAA